In Verrucomicrobiota bacterium, the genomic window TGTTCGATTTTCAGAAGGATCCAGATGAAATCAACAACCTGTCATAGGATCCACCTCACCAAGAACAATTAGTCGAGATGCGGCATTTCATGCTCATGAAACTGTGGACCCTTGAGGGAGACAAGTTTGAGCGAATTACAGATGGAAACCCCTAATGATCTTTGGCCTTGTGCTTACTCGCAATCTGCCGAGCAACCTTCAATCTCTCCTCCTCTTCAAGCTTCGCAGCTTTGGCTGCATCGCGTTCAATCTTCTTATCGCGCTTCTTTTGTTCACGTTCACGGCGCTTGTAATCTTTGCTAGGTGTATAAGCCATTTTAATATCTATTCAATTGTGATTGAAGTTTCGTTTCGAAGGCTGAAGCGGCCTATTCGCCTCCTTCAATATTTCAAAACTAGGCCAAAACCATAGGGGACAAGCAAAGGGGTCAAGACAGGAAATAAACCTTATTGCTCAATATTTGAATGCGGGTTTGGTCTTTGCTTCTTCGGAATTACTCTCACTTTCACGTTGTTAATCATTAAGGAGCAGACTCATTTTAATCCTCTCCTGATTGAAATGGGACTACCGACCAAGGAGAGATTCAGGTTGTTAAATATCCCTTTTGTCGCCCTTGTGGAATGGATATTGCGTACCTTTGTGAGTGACTCGGGACAATGTAATAGTCAGTTTTTGTTTTGATAGTGTTCGGCCACCACATCGGGATGCGAACGCATCCGAATCTTCATTACGTTTTCACCGTAGGTTGAGTAAATCGGGTCATTCGGATCGGAATTCTGTCCCCCCGAAGCCAATGCTGCAAAATTATCTGGCAAGGGAATCGGATTAAACACCGCGTCCAGTCGAGGATTCATAAAGTAGGCGATTGATATTCTTTCCTGACCAGGGGGTGGGCTTTTGACCTGGTGCTTGGTCGCTTTAAGAAATCCGTTGGTCGCAGCTTGAAACATCTCACCCAGATTAACAATGAATGCACCGGGAACTGGAGTAACGTCAATTAACTCGCCATGGCGTTCCACCTGCAACCCGACGACCTCATTTTGAAGAATAAAGGTGAATAATCCCGAGTCGTGATGTAGGCCCAATCCTTGTTTGGAGTCCGGTCCAACCGGCTGCCCCGGATAGCGCGAAATTTTTATTCGAGAATAAGGGTCCGGTGACATGGTATCGTCAAAATAATGGTAGTCTTTACCCAGTCCCATCGCCAACGCGCGAAACAATTCCATCGAAACCGATTCCATTTCCTTTGCCCACGCATTTACTGTGACAGGCATTTCCGGTATGCTCGATGGCCACTGGTTGGGGCCCTTTAAGTGCAACCAAATGGGGTCGTTTTCTTCCACGGCGACGGCCGGTTCTTCCGGTCCTATATCAATCTGATCACGCCAATCACTTTTCCCATTGGTGCGCTCGTCACCCAACACCGTATAGCCGC contains:
- a CDS encoding isopenicillin N synthase family oxygenase → MLPILDFSAFLKSPFSTEGKEFSRNLVETSRDSGFFFLTGHGIPEQQSNDLLTVAQEFFKLPEQERQKIAIVNSPHFRGYTVLGDERTNGKSDWRDQIDIGPEEPAVAVEENDPIWLHLKGPNQWPSSIPEMPVTVNAWAKEMESVSMELFRALAMGLGKDYHYFDDTMSPDPYSRIKISRYPGQPVGPDSKQGLGLHHDSGLFTFILQNEVVGLQVERHGELIDVTPVPGAFIVNLGEMFQAATNGFLKATKHQVKSPPPGQERISIAYFMNPRLDAVFNPIPLPDNFAALASGGQNSDPNDPIYSTYGENVMKIRMRSHPDVVAEHYQNKN